The DNA segment GTACATCCGTTAAACAATAAATCCCCACAATTCACAGCCTAATTCTAGGGATTCCCTATGAATCTTATACCTGCTTGCAGTCCTTGCTTGAAGAAAAGAGCTCTTTTAGGCCACATTCTTCCCCTTTTTTAGAAGTTGGGGGAAGGCTCTATCTGCTCAGAATGGCCAAGGTACAAAGGTTACTCCTGGAAATGAAAGCTGTCATCCACTTCCCAGAGCTGAGGTTCATGAGAAGAGACCTCTACCTCAGCAGACCTCAGAGTCACAGAGGGCAAAGCAAACAGGAGATCAGATTTACAGTCTCATTGACTCGTGCTGGCAAAGTCAGTAAGATTTGCTGTCCTGAGGAAAATGTCTCTTTGTGGAACAGCCAGTCTTTTAGCACCTACATTAAGATCAATCCTATTCCCATTATTGACACCATATTATAAAATGAAAGTAGACCCCACTACACTATGCATTCTTCAATATAACATTGTCCTGAGGGCACatcttaatgtatttttaaggcAAACTCCTAGGTATGCATCTACAACTTGGTGCACTGGCTTTCACAGCAAAGTCACCAAATAGATCTTGCTTTTTTATGATGAGAAACAGATGGATGgatgagaaacagaaacagatggGAAACAGGGGAAACCTGTAATCTTTATTTGAACTCGAATGTTTCCCTAAGAACCAGACAGCTAGGGAAGGCAGGGGTTCCCTACAGCCTTTACTCTTCTTTCACATCCGGTGCAAGTCAAGCAACTTCAGAGTGCCTGGGCAGGTGTTTCCTGGagtcccttcccctcccccccgtTCTGAGGGGACTCACTGAGACTGTGAGAGTGACCTTGCAGGGTTGGAATGAGGGTACAGTGCAGGACAGCACACTGCCTCCTCTTCAGGAAAGCCAGGCCCTGGAGCATGCTGGGGTATTTAAAGACCTCAACCCCCGCAACTTCACACAGTCTATCAAACATGAAGTCACTTTCTTCGTCCTTGGCTCTGAAAGGTCTATCCCCATTCTGGTTACTGACACTCATGAACAGGGCACCACCTTCCCGGCTGATGATACATCCCTGGTGACCTTTGTtgataacacacacacacatcaggGTGCCTGCCCAGCATCCACATCCCCCTCGTGCTTCGCACTGCAAATCCCCGCACAAAGTCCAAGGCTTAAAGCACTCTTACTTCTTCAAGTTGGCTTCAGTCAGCAAGTTGAGCCACcacctctcccaggctctctGGGCAAGCTTTCAGACCACAGCCTACACGAAACAGTTAACGTTGCCCGGGGCACCCCTGCCAGCTTTCTCAGTGCCCTCCTGTGCTATTAATACAACAGGCACATGCTCTGACATAGCGTTCCCCGGCAGGGAGCAGATAACTTTAATTTGCCCTTTAAACGTCCCGAGCCCGGCGGCCTTCGCGCTGCCTCCGCCAGGGAACATGGCGGCGCTGCCCGCGCCCCCCGCCGGGGCGGGCTCGGGGGGTCCCAGCCAATGCCCGTGCCCCGGGGGGCACCTCCTCCTATCGCGAGAGGCCGCGGGGTATAAGATGGGCGGCGCGGGGCCGGGGGCCATTTGGCCGGCGGTGAGCGGGGGCGGCCGGGTGGGGAGGTGCGCGGCTCGTTGGCTCTCTCCGGGCAGGGGGTGTCGGACCGGCTGCCAGCATGGGTGACCAAGCCCTCAGCTTCGTCAAGGACTTTTTGGCCGGTGGGATCGCCGCCGCCATCTCCAAGACGGCTGTCGCCCCCATCGAGAGAGTGAAGTTGCTGCTGCAGGTAAGGAGGCGCCGGGGGGGGGCGGCCCCGCTGGCAGCGGCGGGAGCCCGGCGGGGCCGCGCTACAGGTGGGTGCGGGAGCGGCGGGCGCCGGCCGGCGTGGCTATGGGAAGGAACTCGGCCGGCTCCGGGTAGGCGGGAGCTGCCCAGGCTCTTCAGCAGCGCTTCGAGGGAGCGGGAGCCGGGCCAGGCGGCGGGGAAGGCCCCGTCCCTACCCTTCAGCGGGCCGCCGCGCGGGGTCACCCCTGCAGTGCCCCCCTCTCGACACTCTCATCCCTTCTCCTCCGCACAGGTCCAACATGCCAGCAAACAGATCACGGCAGATAAGCAGTACAAGGGCATCATGGACTGCATAGTCCGCATCCCCAAGGAGCAAGGCATGCTCTCCTTCTGGAGAGGCAACCTGGCCAACGTCATCCGGTACTTCCCCACCCAGGCCCTCAACTTCGCCTTCAAGGACAAGTACAAGCAGATCTTCCTTGGGGGAGTGGACAGGCACAAGCAGTTCTGGCGCTACTTCGCAGGGAACCTGGCGTCCGGAGGCGCGGCGGGAGCCACCTCCCTCTGCTTCGTCTACCCCCTGGATTTCGCCAGGACCCGGCTGGCGGCTGATGTGGGCAAAGGAGCCACTGAAAGGGAGTTCAGTGGGCTGGGCGACTGCATCGTCAAGATCTTTAAGTCTGATGGCTTGAAGGGCCTGTACCAAGGATTCAGTGTCTCTGTCCAGGGCATCATTATCTACAGAGCAGCCTATTTTGGGGTTTATGACACGGCCAAGGGTAAGAAGTGCATGGAGAAGTGACTGCAAGGGAAGATCCACCCAGTAAAGGCACTTGGCAGTACACAAGGACAAGCAGGACTTGGCTCAGCATCAGCTCAGGGTGCTAGTGCTAGGATATGCACAGGTGTTTCTGAAGTGCATTCCTGCCTCGCTCAACttgctgctctgagcagaagTCTTGAATGTGCAGTGTTTTTGGACActttccagtttctttctgtCTTAAGGCTCGTACAGATTGGCTTGTATGGTAGCTCGTTACTCATTATAGCTAATGACACAAGCCTGGGAGGGCTCTATAGGAGAGACCTTTTGGTCAGGAAGCATGAAGAGGGCTTAGATCGCAAAATCCAACAGGCCCCTAAACTTGTTTCACGCATAATATCTGCTAATAGCTAAATAGGGAGAACTGCAGCCTTGATTGACTTGGCTTAATTAACTTCAGACATCAGTGGGTGATTGTTCTTCTACAGCCACTTTTCCCATAAACCCCTCCTCTGTACTGACTCTGTTTATTTGTTCTTGATGACAGGTATGTTGCCTGATCCAAAGAATGTGCATATCGTAGTGAGCTGGATGATTGCCCAGAGTGTCACTGCAGTAGCAGGGCTGGTTTCTTACCCTTTTGATACTGTGCGACGTAGGATGATGATGCAGTCTGGCAGAAAGGGAGGTAAGAATAAGTGCTCCTGTGGTGTTCTGGCAGCAGGAAATATTATCTCCATTGACTTATGATGGGCGATGCTGGGTATATTTATCTTGCAGAATGCTAGTGATCTTACTGGGgtcctttcaaaaaaaaaaaaatatgggaaacACATTGCTGGTTATTTCTGTCATACTTACTTAGACTTACAGttgatttgttttgatttccatGTGGAGAAttgaaattgcttttcattaattgatttcttcattttaaattctCGGCTATGCTTTGCTTACTCTTTAATATGTATGAAGGTTGAAATAGACTTGCTGTAAAACTGCAAGCCTTCTGacccttttgtttgtttccacaGCTGATATTATGTACACGGGCACAATTGATTGCTGGAAGAAGATAGCTAAAGATGAAGGAGGCAAAGCGTTCTTCAAAGGTGCCTGGTCGAATGTGTTGAGAGGCATGGGCGGAGCTTTTGTATTAGTACTTTATGATGAAATCAAGAAGTATGTCTAAAACAACATCATAGTGTAGTTCAATTGTTCTccatcaacttttttttttttttttaaatatgctatTGTGATGTAATGgacaacaacaaaatatttcctagggaaacaaaagagaatTTCAGTAAACACCTGGTTGGGATGATgatacattaattttaaaaactgtccACTCTATCACAGTTTTGTATGAAAATTCCTCCAATGTTTGTATTGGAACCTATGTATATACTATACTTCAAATTTGAGGTAATTTTGTCTAGAGACAAGACATAGGTGGTCCATACATAGCTTAAAATCTAATTATGTGAACTCTTACAGTGAAGTTATTCAGAGATCCCTATTGTACTGATGTCTCTAGCTACCCAAGTGTGGTGGCATaacatgaattaaaataatgttttcttctaaagTTGTTTTTATTACATTAAGTGATATTAAGTGAAATGATTGtctgaaaatacaaaagaacCAGGCTGAGCTTTTAACTGCAGGCTCTTCACCAACACATTATAAAATCATGTGGTTGAAACCACAATCTGGTTTCTTCAAACATCCTTTGCAGAATGTGGACATACCAAGTTTTTTAAATccctgtaattaaaaaaaaaaaagaaaaaagttgtcTGCTCTGATGTTCAATTGaactaaaactgaaataaataaattaatatattaatgagCTTTCTTGTTGTTTTCAGTACACTGCATACATTACAGGTACATATCCTTTAAGGTAATGTGCTAATTGGCACACTATTAGTGATTGTATGGTACTGCCTAAGCCTCTTGGAAGTTTTTCAACAGACTTTGAGTTAGGTGGAGTGGTTATTGGTAATTCTGCAATAGGAAAACCAAATGGAGTCAGCTTGATGGTACTGCAGCAAGTTGTCTTACAGATAAACTACAACATAGTCTTAGGTGCTTTGATAATTCATTTATATTATCCTTAGCTTTTAAATAAGTGTCTTCATTTGATAGTGAAGGCATTATTACTTATTTTACTTTAGATAAAGTCTAAATTTTACTTGATAAAGTAGTTTAGAACGGAATACTTATgagttattaaaataattatattacaAATTACATAATTATTTACAACTTGAGCATTACTGGTGAGATCAGAATACAGTAGTTTTTAAACTTTAGGTGCTGCATGGTTCTGAACTCATGGTTCTATCATCaggcaaagcaaggaaaaagtgTTGTGGGTGTTCCAGAGGTTGAGTTAAGACTACATACAAATATTAACGTATCCACCTAGAAAAAGGAGTAAGACTAAGAAAGTAATACTCAAATAAGCTTTATTTCAGCTGCATCTTTTTCATATGTAGAAGTAAGGTGTCTTGTGAGTTTCTGGTACGAATTCTGGAATTCCTGTTGTTTTTAGTGCTCTAGGGTGGAAAAAAGTGGATATGTATTGGAAATGCACTAGCTGTACTTGAAGGTAAAAGGGTGACTAGTTACTTAGACAGCTTGCAGTTTCCACACTGAATATAAGCTGCAGAGTAGTGGGTGCCTGGGCTAGCAGCACTGAGTGAACAGTGTTGCTCTACTGAGGGAGTCGTCACTGCCTGAGGTAGGACATTGTTGCAGGTGCTGTCACTGCTGCCTTTCCCCGATACCTGTTCTCACAGCATTGCTTGTGTGAAAGCTGGAACAATTCAACATGCAAGCCTCTCCATGGAATAATATCCCTCTTGCTCTGTGAAATTAGATTGGAGTATAAGTGGAGTAAGTCTCCCACAAATAATGTTTGTGGACACTGTCTTGGTTAAAATTTCATGTGACTACCACTGCACTAGCCCCTCATTCGCACGGACTGAGAGCACACAGTAGATGGAAAATGATGTTTTGAGAACACTTACAGGGAAGCCACTCTAGATGCTTGTGTGCACATGCACACTCTGTGGCCCACTCCAGGCAGTGCTCATCATACTTTGGGTCAGAGTTCAAAATTGACAATGAAACAAATATCCACCTGAAAGAGCTCTGCACAATGACTGTGGTACTCAGCATTACTCTTTCTAAAAGTGTAACCTAAAATCCAGCCATCAGCTGTGCAAAGCTGAAAAATAGAAGATTTTGAAGATTATCTCCAGTTGTGATTTGAACTGCAGTTAAATGAACTGATACCCCTGCCCCAATGCTTTTGCATCTTTGCAATAGTCACAGACAAACTATGCAAGCAAAAGCCTACATCAGAAGCATTACCTTTTATCTCCCACTTGCACACTAGGAAACCCAACCTAACTAGCCTGGTAATACATCTTTCTAATAAAGAATGACAAAGCCCACCTACCATGCAGCTGCCCAGCTCTGAAAGGACACTGCCTGGAAAGGGAACTGAGATCTGCTGATCTTTTGGATGAGGTGAAGTTAAGAACTTCAGGTGGGTATGCAAGATCTACCTGTCTCTAAATAGAGTGTAGCCTACTgcagagagggggagaatctGACAGCAGACTGAATCTGTCCTACCTTTCTGAAGGGGATAACCTTCACTCTGCTCTATGCTTGTCATGGAAACAGCAGccattatttctttaaaagtcaGAGGGAAGAGTTTAAGACATAGTGAGAAATATGGCAAGGTTTTGTCCTTCTGCTAAGTAGTTAAAAACAACACTACATCTGCAAGGATGCCACAGATGGGATAATCTCAGCAGAAGTCACAGTAGCCAGTATCTGAGGTCAGGGTATGAAACATTGTTCCCCAGATGGTACATCTCAGACACCTGTGTTCACTTCCTGAAGTCCCTCTTTAAACCAAGAGCTTTCATCTGCCAGATGACTCAACCTGCCCAGGCTGGGAAGGCAGGGTCTACTGACATGGAGAACATAATGGGATAAAGATGTTATTGGTGATCTGTTAGAAAAGAGACACACAGGCTTTTTACAGGGGCTTATCCTGAAACTCATTAGATGACAGTCAGGAAAATACAGTCCAGTAAAATGTCTACATACATCACATAAGACATAAAAATCCATCCAGCCATTTGATTAAGACAATCAGACAAACCCTCTTGAGTGACAGGATGATAGAAGAGATGCCTCAGGATCTTCAGTGAAGACTTCAAGCACTCTGACAGAAGACAGGCAGAAGACAGGCTGTGGCACAGGGGAAAGCCTATACATTCCATATGAGGAATGGCCTTGTGTGATTCCTCCAAATTAGCTGGAGTCTCTCAGGTTCATTGGGATTAATACTGAGTCGTAAAGAACTCAACAGTCTGTTTGGGAAAATGCCCTTCATGTGTCACCTATCCAGACAGACAGGTATCATCACTCCCAGTTCCTTTCATTTAGTCAGTGATTAAAGCTAAGACCTTCAGCATTGCAGAAAATAATACACAGCAGAACCCTGTCCTGGAAGAAACGGAGCTTAGGAATGATGCAGGAATACTTCCAGAGCACAAATGTGATGGAGGCATCACAATTCGTTTCTCCTCGCAGTGAGATGAATACTCCAGTGCTGGCATCCAAATTGGCAATCTTGTCACTTCATCTGGGAGACTGGTTCCTACCTGAAACCCTGAGTTAAAACAGTGTAGCAGTTCACTTTAAGGTGGAAGCAAAGCAgcttgcacttttttttcagagagatctttttttgtggggaagaaaaaagtggaaGAGAACATAAAGTGGCAGCTTACAAAAATGGACAGAAAATAAGTCTATTAGAAACAGGAttttttgctataaaaataatgagattaTTTAAGACCTGCCAAtatagcttatttttaaaaatgcacaccAAAGTCACTAACAGGTAAAGTGCATCAATGAACAAACTGATTCTTTGCACACTTCTCCATGGTCTCCTTTGCAGTTCAATGCCAATGATAAAATTCCAAAAGAATCCACTGCAATGACAAGCAATtcatgttaaatattttatttcttatgatTTAGAAAAATGACATACAAAATTGACAGTCTTTTATACCAAAATTAAATAAGATTAAGCAATTAAAAGCAATTTGTTTTgtgaatttctttacagaaaaaaaaaccatatatGAACactaaaaagcatttaaactgTGACCTTGATACATTCAAGgacaaaaatctttaaatagTAAATAAGTTTAATTAGGACAATAGCACAAATAAATACAGTTGCACTATGCAAAATATTCCTTACAATCCCTATCAATGAATAataattgcaattaaaaaactGCCACAATGCTGCTTTAGAGTTCAAATATTGTCAAACAGCTAAATTTGATCTGCAGGTTACCAGGTGCAGAAGCTGTGCCAAAACACCACACAGGACCAATTAAGTTTGTTACAATGCAGAACACCTGAAAGACTAAGCCCTCATGCAAGCACGAGCAAAGAATAATAAACTTTCAATTCCACAGGGCCAAGACCCAGCAGTACtgaacacagcttttttttattttatgcataATACGAAGTGATGTCCTGTAATTCTTCTgggaagaagctggagaagtgAGCAGGCTTCCAGCAACATCCATTCGATAGTGACATCACAATTTCTGCTCTTCATTAAGACTGTCCTAAAAAATAAGGTCACTGAAAGTTTGCCTTCATTTATAGAAGTAAAGCATACCACGTAGTATTTGTGATTACCAAttcaattaaattttaattcccTTGTAAATGGATGTTGACACTGAAACTTTTCTGACACTACTACAAATATTTGGTATGaacatgacattaaaaaaacaagaagcataacaagattttcttttttctactgtttgcttttgttgttttttggttttttttccaaattcagaTCATTCTCAGATGTTCAAGTTTCCTGAAGCTCACCCACCACGGAGCACAAGGTTCTACAAAAGCAGGGCCATGAAATACTTCCCTTGCTTGAGAACCAACATTCTTCACCTTGAGAAATAACTAAAACTCCCTATTTAGAGTCAACCTGAAACTGCTGTTCTCTTCAGTCTTTACCCTTGTTCAAACAGTACCAGAAGCATCATTCCTATGCAAAGATCCCAATACAAGTtccaaaactattttaaatCTGGAAGAGACACAGCCTTGAGTGAAAAACAAATGCTTCAACACTTGGAGCACAGGTGGAGTGGCAGATCATCTGCAGCCTCAGTATTTTATCTAACCATGCAGGAATACACAATCTGCTTCACCCCCTTGTGTGCAGAAAGAGATCCTTTAAGCCAAAATATCATTGCACACAAAGCTCAGAAGGCTTATCCAAACCAGGATGAAAATCAAGGACAATCTAGGGATTAAGCATATACTTATGAGTTTAAtgcaagattttaaaatattaaatattttctttctatcttACACCTACAGTGCAGCAAATCTGTCCTTCCATGTTACGGATGCAAATTCCACTTATCAgtggagaataaaaataagaattagcAACTTCTATTTAACTTGCCCATTTAAAT comes from the Heliangelus exortis chromosome 4, bHelExo1.hap1, whole genome shotgun sequence genome and includes:
- the SLC25A4 gene encoding ADP/ATP translocase 1, translated to MGDQALSFVKDFLAGGIAAAISKTAVAPIERVKLLLQVQHASKQITADKQYKGIMDCIVRIPKEQGMLSFWRGNLANVIRYFPTQALNFAFKDKYKQIFLGGVDRHKQFWRYFAGNLASGGAAGATSLCFVYPLDFARTRLAADVGKGATEREFSGLGDCIVKIFKSDGLKGLYQGFSVSVQGIIIYRAAYFGVYDTAKGMLPDPKNVHIVVSWMIAQSVTAVAGLVSYPFDTVRRRMMMQSGRKGADIMYTGTIDCWKKIAKDEGGKAFFKGAWSNVLRGMGGAFVLVLYDEIKKYV